One genomic region from Salinicola endophyticus encodes:
- the cysM gene encoding cysteine synthase CysM: MAFPTLAQTVGNTPLVRLARINAGRDNTLLAKLEGNNPAGSVKDRPALSMLREAQARGDIVPGDTLIEATSGNTGIALAMAAAVMGYRMVLIMPENASSERKQAMAAYGAELIGVSKEQGMEGARDLANAMIARGEGKSLDQFANGDNPLAHYHSTGPELWEQTAGRITHFVSSMGTTGTIMGTSRYLKERNPSIEIVGLQPADGASIAGIRRWPEAYRPSIFEPARVDRILDIEQHEAEHHMRRLAREEGILAGVSSGGALAGALRIAEEVDNAVIVFIVCDRGDRYLSTGLYAPDA; the protein is encoded by the coding sequence ATGGCATTTCCCACGCTCGCGCAAACCGTCGGCAACACGCCGCTGGTGAGGCTCGCCCGCATCAACGCCGGCCGCGACAATACGCTGCTGGCCAAGCTCGAGGGTAACAACCCGGCGGGCTCGGTGAAGGATCGGCCGGCACTGTCGATGCTGCGCGAGGCGCAGGCGCGCGGCGATATCGTACCCGGCGATACGCTGATCGAAGCCACTTCCGGCAATACCGGCATCGCGCTGGCCATGGCGGCGGCGGTGATGGGCTATCGCATGGTTCTGATCATGCCGGAGAACGCCTCCAGCGAGCGCAAGCAGGCGATGGCCGCCTATGGCGCCGAGCTGATCGGCGTGAGCAAGGAGCAGGGCATGGAAGGCGCGCGCGATCTCGCCAATGCGATGATCGCCCGGGGTGAGGGCAAGTCTCTCGACCAGTTCGCCAATGGCGACAATCCGCTGGCGCACTATCACTCCACCGGCCCCGAGCTGTGGGAGCAGACTGCCGGGCGCATCACCCATTTCGTCAGTTCCATGGGCACCACCGGCACGATCATGGGTACGTCGCGCTATCTCAAGGAGCGCAACCCGTCGATCGAGATCGTCGGCCTGCAGCCGGCGGACGGCGCCAGCATCGCCGGTATCCGGCGCTGGCCAGAGGCCTACCGCCCGAGCATCTTCGAGCCCGCCCGGGTCGACCGCATCCTCGATATCGAGCAGCACGAGGCGGAGCATCACATGCGCCGGCTGGCGCGCGAGGAGGGCATCCTGGCCGGTGTCTCCTCGGGCGGAGCCCTGGCCGGGGCGCTGCGCATCGCCGAGGAGGTCGACAACGCGGTGATCGTGTTCATCGTGTGTGATCGCGGCGATCGCTATCTCTCCACCGGCCTCTACGCCCCGGACGCCTGA
- a CDS encoding TRAM domain-containing protein: MAMLGKRRTPVRKRETTVAAGGEAEKPGLYIERLAHDGRGIARAASGKTVFVSGALPGERVEVAVHRERRRFDEAHVRQRLVSAPERVTPPCVYFDRCGGCDLQHMDIAAQREHKRRVVSELLARQGIEPPGEVVLIAGADIGYRRRARLGVKRDGEGRMHLGFRARGSDQLVDIVGCMVLTPALAALLAPLRELLTTLAVPRHVGHLELLLDDHAMPVVVVRQLREVSEDSERWRRFGERHGVAVAQLQGREQPQLHWLGAVPTLAVRVQGAAHAVTLALAPGDFVQVNAEINQRLIDTVRAWLTPTPRMRLLDLFAGIGNFSLALAGEVAAVTAVEGSQTMVERLRANADANALPAVTAVQADLSAPDAGLEALLADHDTLILDPPRDGADALCRRVAQSEVAQVLYVSCDPASLARDAAHLVAGGLVLRRLAVADMFPHTAHLESLALFTRPGVAVEAGGPDHD, from the coding sequence ATGGCGATGCTGGGGAAACGCCGCACACCGGTGCGCAAACGAGAGACCACCGTCGCCGCCGGCGGGGAAGCCGAGAAGCCGGGGCTGTATATCGAGCGCCTGGCCCACGACGGTCGCGGCATAGCCCGCGCGGCCAGCGGCAAGACGGTGTTCGTCAGCGGTGCCCTGCCCGGCGAACGGGTCGAGGTGGCGGTGCACCGCGAGCGGCGGCGCTTCGATGAGGCCCACGTGCGCCAGCGCCTGGTCAGCGCGCCCGAGCGGGTCACTCCGCCCTGCGTCTATTTCGACCGCTGTGGTGGCTGCGACCTGCAGCACATGGATATCGCCGCCCAGCGCGAGCACAAGCGCCGGGTGGTGAGCGAGCTGCTCGCCCGGCAGGGCATCGAGCCCCCCGGCGAGGTGGTGCTGATCGCCGGCGCCGATATCGGCTATCGCCGGCGCGCTCGGCTCGGCGTCAAGCGTGACGGCGAGGGGCGCATGCATCTCGGTTTTCGCGCCCGCGGCAGCGATCAACTGGTCGATATCGTCGGCTGCATGGTGCTGACGCCGGCGCTCGCCGCGCTGCTGGCACCGCTGCGCGAGCTGCTCACGACCTTGGCCGTGCCGCGCCACGTGGGTCACCTGGAGCTGCTGCTGGATGACCACGCCATGCCGGTGGTGGTGGTGCGCCAACTGCGTGAAGTGAGCGAGGACAGCGAGCGCTGGCGACGCTTCGGCGAGCGCCATGGCGTCGCGGTGGCCCAGCTGCAGGGCCGTGAGCAGCCGCAGCTGCACTGGCTGGGCGCGGTACCAACGCTGGCGGTGAGGGTGCAGGGCGCCGCCCATGCGGTGACGCTGGCGCTGGCGCCAGGGGATTTCGTCCAGGTCAACGCCGAGATCAATCAGCGTCTGATCGATACGGTCCGTGCCTGGCTGACACCGACACCGCGCATGCGGCTACTCGATCTGTTCGCCGGCATCGGCAACTTCTCGCTGGCGCTGGCCGGCGAGGTGGCTGCGGTGACCGCCGTCGAGGGCAGTCAGACGATGGTCGAGCGCCTGCGAGCCAACGCCGACGCCAATGCACTTCCCGCGGTGACGGCGGTGCAGGCGGACCTGAGTGCACCGGATGCCGGTCTCGAGGCACTGCTGGCGGACCACGACACCTTGATTCTCGACCCGCCGCGGGATGGCGCCGATGCGCTCTGCCGGCGGGTGGCGCAGAGTGAGGTGGCGCAGGTGCTCTACGTCTCCTGTGACCCGGCCTCGCTGGCGCGTGATGCAGCGCATCTCGTCGCCGGCGGCCTGGTGCTGCGGCGGCTGGCGGTCGCCGACATGTTTCCGCACACCGCGCACCTGGAGTCGCTGGCACTGTTCACGCGCCCGGGTGTGGCGGTCGAGGCCGGCGGCCCCGATCACGACTGA
- the relA gene encoding GTP diphosphokinase produces the protein MVKVREDQPSVGPGGIDLEGWLERLNGEVTLRDPQRMRQACELARAVGENPQATTLESVPGLSLLTGLEMADILSQLRLDQPTLEAAVLYRSVRRGLISVEGVAKRLGQEVAQLIEGVLSMAAISQLQAPKQGLSQHNQQENLRKMLVTMVDDVRVALIKIAERTCALRQVKDASREKRLRVAREVFDIYAPLAHRLGVGQVKWELEDLAFRYLHESEYKSIAKQLAEKRLDRDRYIKEVVATLETLLERQGISQYQVDGRAKHIYSIWRKMQRKHIDFSQVYDVRAVRILVPEIADCYTTLGVVHSRWHHVPNEFDDYIANPKKNGYQSLHTAVFGPENKVLEIQVRTFAMHEEAELGVCAHWRYKGTDLDPKSRSYEEKIAWLRQVLEWQEEVGDVGDFREGLSSDVAPDRIYVFTPDGHVIDMPQVATPIDFAYRVHTEIGHRCRGAKVDGRIVPLTYLLKTGQQVEILTATKSAPSRDWLNPNLGYVRTSRARAKIQAWFKQQAREQNLEEGKAIFDREFRRLDIEGIDLTRLAETVNYTSTEDMYAAIGAGDLRIGQVLHQAQQKFGDSDDQEQLDRLLTKPKRQPSREAGDGITVLGVGNLKTLMANCCHPVPGDQIIGYITQGRGVTIHRQDCANVLQLRSEEPRRIVDVEWGDRARTQYPVDIEIEAWDRSGLLRDVTHVLSSDRINVTSVNTATDKHDNIARMRITLEVDGLEALERIFSRIQQLPNVIDVKRLRQGQIQ, from the coding sequence ATGGTCAAGGTGCGTGAGGATCAGCCGTCGGTCGGCCCCGGCGGTATCGATCTCGAGGGGTGGCTCGAGCGATTGAACGGCGAAGTGACGCTGCGTGACCCGCAGCGCATGCGTCAGGCGTGCGAGCTGGCGCGCGCCGTAGGGGAGAACCCGCAGGCGACGACGTTGGAGAGCGTGCCCGGGCTGAGCCTGCTCACCGGTCTGGAGATGGCCGATATCCTCAGCCAGCTGCGGCTCGATCAGCCGACGCTGGAGGCGGCGGTACTCTATCGCAGCGTGCGCCGGGGCCTGATCAGCGTCGAGGGCGTGGCCAAGCGCCTGGGGCAGGAGGTCGCGCAGCTGATCGAAGGCGTGCTCAGCATGGCTGCGATCAGTCAGCTGCAGGCGCCCAAGCAGGGGCTCTCCCAGCACAACCAGCAGGAGAACCTGCGCAAGATGCTGGTGACCATGGTCGACGACGTGCGCGTGGCGCTGATCAAGATCGCCGAGCGCACCTGCGCTCTGCGTCAGGTCAAGGATGCCTCGCGCGAGAAGCGTCTGCGCGTGGCGCGCGAGGTGTTCGATATCTACGCACCGCTGGCACACCGCCTTGGCGTCGGTCAGGTGAAGTGGGAACTCGAGGATCTGGCCTTCCGCTATCTCCACGAGAGCGAGTACAAGTCGATCGCCAAGCAGTTGGCGGAGAAGCGCCTCGACCGCGACCGCTACATCAAGGAGGTGGTCGCCACCCTCGAGACGCTGCTCGAGCGTCAGGGGATCAGCCAGTACCAGGTAGACGGCCGCGCCAAGCACATCTATTCGATCTGGCGCAAGATGCAGCGCAAGCACATCGACTTCTCTCAGGTCTACGACGTGCGTGCGGTGCGCATTCTGGTGCCCGAGATCGCCGACTGCTACACCACGCTGGGGGTGGTGCACTCGCGCTGGCACCACGTGCCCAACGAGTTCGACGACTATATCGCCAACCCCAAGAAGAACGGCTACCAGTCGCTGCACACCGCGGTCTTCGGCCCCGAGAACAAGGTGCTGGAGATCCAGGTGCGCACCTTCGCCATGCACGAGGAGGCCGAGCTCGGCGTCTGCGCCCACTGGCGCTACAAGGGCACCGATCTCGACCCCAAGAGCCGCAGCTACGAAGAGAAGATCGCCTGGCTGCGCCAGGTTCTGGAGTGGCAGGAGGAGGTCGGCGACGTCGGCGACTTCCGCGAAGGGCTCTCCAGCGACGTGGCCCCGGATCGCATCTATGTGTTCACGCCCGATGGTCACGTCATCGACATGCCACAGGTGGCGACGCCGATCGACTTCGCCTACCGCGTGCACACCGAGATCGGCCATCGCTGCCGCGGGGCCAAGGTCGACGGACGCATCGTGCCGCTGACCTACCTGCTCAAGACCGGCCAGCAGGTGGAGATCCTCACGGCGACCAAGAGCGCACCGAGCCGTGACTGGCTCAACCCCAATCTGGGCTACGTGCGCACCTCGCGGGCGAGGGCCAAGATCCAGGCGTGGTTCAAGCAGCAGGCGCGTGAGCAGAACCTCGAAGAGGGCAAGGCGATCTTCGACCGCGAGTTCCGGCGCCTGGACATCGAAGGCATCGATCTCACCCGGCTCGCCGAGACGGTCAACTACACCAGCACCGAGGACATGTACGCAGCGATCGGCGCCGGCGACCTGCGCATCGGCCAGGTGCTGCACCAGGCGCAGCAGAAGTTCGGCGATAGCGACGACCAGGAGCAGCTCGACCGCCTGCTGACCAAGCCCAAGCGCCAGCCATCGCGGGAGGCCGGCGATGGCATCACCGTCCTCGGGGTGGGCAACCTCAAGACGCTGATGGCCAACTGCTGCCACCCGGTGCCCGGCGATCAGATCATCGGCTATATCACCCAGGGGCGTGGGGTCACCATCCACCGCCAGGACTGCGCCAACGTGCTGCAGCTGCGCAGCGAAGAGCCGCGGCGCATCGTCGACGTCGAGTGGGGCGACCGCGCGCGAACCCAGTATCCGGTGGATATCGAGATCGAAGCCTGGGACCGCTCGGGGCTGCTGCGCGATGTCACCCACGTGCTCTCCAGCGATCGGATCAACGTCACCTCGGTGAACACCGCCACCGACAAGCACGACAACATCGCGCGCATGCGCATCACCCTCGAGGTCGATGGGCTCGAGGCGCTGGAGCGTATCTTCTCGCGTATCCAGCAGTTGCCCAACGTGATCGACGTCAAACGCCTGCGCCAGGGACAGATCCAGTGA
- the mazG gene encoding nucleoside triphosphate pyrophosphohydrolase, giving the protein MAVLRDPRDGCPWDLKQDWDSIVPHTLEEAYEVADAIERRAFDELPGELGDLLFQVVYYSQFAREAGRFEFADIVHTLTAKMLRRHPHVFPDGTLASRRSDGAIAESEVKARWEALKAEEREARSAQATQRPSALDDIPAALPALTRAAKLSKRAAGQGFDWPDEHGVIDKIREELAEVESALADGDRQHAQAEVGDLLFAVVNLARRLKCDPEQMLRRTNHKFEHRFRHVEDALARDGTTPGDATLAQMEHHWQAAKARERQQN; this is encoded by the coding sequence ATGGCCGTGCTGCGCGACCCCCGTGACGGCTGCCCGTGGGATCTCAAGCAGGACTGGGACTCGATCGTCCCGCACACCCTGGAGGAGGCCTACGAGGTGGCCGACGCGATCGAGCGCCGCGCCTTCGACGAGCTGCCCGGCGAGCTCGGCGACCTGCTGTTCCAGGTGGTCTACTACAGCCAGTTCGCGCGCGAGGCGGGGCGCTTCGAGTTCGCCGACATCGTCCACACCCTCACCGCCAAGATGCTGCGTCGCCATCCGCATGTGTTTCCCGACGGGACCTTGGCCTCACGGCGTAGCGATGGCGCCATCGCCGAGTCCGAGGTCAAGGCGCGCTGGGAGGCGCTCAAGGCCGAGGAGCGCGAGGCGCGCAGCGCTCAGGCGACGCAACGGCCCTCGGCGCTGGATGACATCCCCGCCGCGCTGCCGGCGCTGACCCGCGCGGCCAAGCTGAGCAAGCGCGCCGCCGGCCAGGGCTTCGACTGGCCCGACGAGCACGGCGTCATCGACAAGATCCGGGAAGAGCTGGCGGAGGTCGAATCGGCGCTCGCCGACGGTGATCGCCAGCACGCCCAGGCCGAGGTGGGCGATCTGCTGTTCGCGGTGGTCAATCTGGCCCGGCGGCTGAAGTGCGACCCCGAGCAGATGCTGCGGCGCACCAACCACAAGTTCGAGCACCGCTTCCGCCACGTCGAGGATGCCTTGGCGCGTGATGGCACTACGCCCGGTGATGCCACGCTGGCACAGATGGAGCACCATTGGCAGGCGGCCAAGGCGCGGGAGCGCCAGCAGAACTAG
- the ppc gene encoding phosphoenolpyruvate carboxylase, protein MSSEQDTMTSDHDTSLHESLRENVRLLGDSLGRTIANDMGADFVDRIEAIRALAKQGRQRAEASDRHALIDYLRALPDDELLPVTRAFNQFLNFSNIAEQHYRARFRRVEDYRPGTQPDLGELIERIASAGKSPREVVDALAGMRVDLVLTAHPTEVIRRTLIQKYDAIDECLSRIETSAEHPEVLQRAQGRLEELIAQSWHTDEIRHERPTPVDEAKWGFAVIENALWQAVPTFHRDLDALLLDATGERLPLDASPIRFASWMGGDRDGNPNVTAAVTQEVLLLGRWMAADLYLRDLEQLRAELSMWQASDALRAEVGDDPEPYRALLKQLTTRLEATRAWARARLDGEPVADAPIIETRAQLHAPLLTCYRSLCDVGLETIANGVLLDTLRRVGVFGVTLAKLDVRQDGSRHAQCLDELTRHLELGSYLEWPEAQRQQFLLDELSSPRPLVPPRWACSAEAREVLDTFRVIGREQREALGTYIISMAQQPSDVLAVALLMKEAGEGLKLPIAPLFETLDDLDRAGAVIERLLALPGYRAIAGDYQEVMIGYSDSAKDAGQLAAAWAQYRAQERLVEVCREGGVALTLFHGRGGTVGRGGGPAHAAILSQPPGSVNGSLRVTEQGEMIRFKFGQPDIALRSMEIYTCAVLEATLLPPPAPQPAWREEMDRLADVAHAAYVGVVRENPDFVDYFRAVTPESALGRLPLGSRPAKRRQQGGIETLRAIPWIFAWTQIRLMLPAWLGSGEAFATRVAEEGGLARLREMRQQWPFFRTYLDMLEMLLAKSDGQIAAYYEERLVDAPALRELGGVLRQRLVDLEAVLLQILDQRTLLEDTPLIRQAIEVRNPYIDPLHGLQAELLQRNRDADGDISPALSRALMVTMAGIAAGLRNTG, encoded by the coding sequence ATGAGTTCAGAGCAAGACACCATGACGTCGGACCACGACACTTCGCTGCACGAATCGCTCAGGGAAAACGTCAGGCTGTTGGGTGACAGCCTGGGCAGAACCATCGCCAACGACATGGGCGCCGATTTCGTCGATCGGATCGAGGCGATCCGCGCGCTGGCCAAGCAGGGGCGCCAGCGTGCCGAGGCATCCGATCGCCACGCGTTGATCGACTATCTGCGCGCGCTGCCCGATGACGAGCTGCTGCCGGTGACCCGCGCCTTCAACCAGTTTCTGAACTTCTCCAATATCGCCGAGCAGCACTATCGGGCGCGCTTTCGCCGGGTCGAGGACTACCGTCCCGGCACCCAGCCAGACCTGGGCGAACTGATCGAGCGTATCGCTTCTGCGGGCAAGTCGCCCCGCGAGGTCGTCGATGCGCTGGCCGGGATGCGTGTCGACCTGGTGCTGACCGCGCACCCCACCGAGGTCATCCGGCGCACGCTGATCCAGAAATACGATGCCATCGACGAATGCCTGAGTCGGATCGAGACCAGCGCTGAACACCCCGAGGTGCTGCAGCGCGCCCAGGGGCGGCTCGAGGAGCTGATCGCCCAGTCCTGGCATACCGATGAGATTCGTCACGAGCGGCCGACGCCGGTGGACGAGGCCAAGTGGGGCTTCGCGGTGATCGAGAACGCGCTGTGGCAGGCAGTGCCGACCTTCCATCGTGACCTCGATGCGCTGCTGCTCGATGCCACCGGCGAACGCCTGCCGCTGGACGCCTCGCCGATCCGCTTCGCCTCGTGGATGGGCGGTGACCGCGACGGCAACCCCAACGTCACTGCGGCGGTCACCCAGGAAGTGTTGCTGCTGGGCCGCTGGATGGCCGCGGATCTCTACCTGCGCGATCTCGAGCAGCTGCGTGCCGAGCTGTCGATGTGGCAGGCCAGCGACGCCCTGCGCGCCGAGGTGGGCGATGATCCCGAACCTTACCGCGCGCTGCTCAAGCAGCTCACCACCCGGCTGGAGGCGACCCGCGCCTGGGCCCGTGCCCGGCTCGATGGCGAACCAGTGGCCGACGCCCCGATCATCGAGACCCGCGCCCAGCTGCATGCGCCACTCTTGACCTGCTACCGCTCGCTGTGTGACGTCGGTCTGGAGACCATCGCCAACGGTGTGCTGCTCGATACCCTGCGCCGGGTCGGGGTGTTCGGGGTGACCCTGGCCAAGCTCGACGTGCGCCAGGATGGCTCGCGCCACGCCCAGTGCCTCGACGAGCTGACCCGTCATCTCGAACTCGGCAGCTATCTGGAGTGGCCGGAGGCGCAGCGCCAGCAGTTCCTGCTCGACGAGCTGTCCTCGCCGCGGCCGCTGGTGCCGCCGCGCTGGGCCTGCTCCGCGGAGGCGCGCGAGGTACTCGACACCTTCCGCGTGATCGGCCGCGAGCAGCGCGAGGCGCTGGGCACTTACATCATCTCGATGGCCCAGCAGCCCTCCGACGTGCTGGCGGTGGCGCTGCTGATGAAAGAGGCCGGTGAGGGCCTGAAACTCCCCATCGCGCCGCTGTTCGAGACCCTCGACGACCTCGATCGCGCCGGGGCGGTGATCGAGCGTCTGCTGGCGCTGCCGGGTTACCGAGCGATCGCCGGCGACTATCAGGAAGTGATGATCGGCTACTCCGACTCGGCCAAGGATGCCGGCCAGCTGGCGGCGGCCTGGGCCCAGTACCGGGCCCAGGAGCGGCTGGTCGAAGTGTGCCGCGAGGGGGGCGTGGCGCTGACCCTGTTCCACGGCCGTGGCGGTACCGTGGGGCGCGGCGGTGGCCCGGCCCACGCCGCCATCCTGTCGCAGCCGCCGGGCTCGGTGAACGGCAGTCTCCGGGTCACCGAGCAGGGCGAGATGATCCGCTTCAAGTTCGGGCAGCCGGATATCGCGCTGCGCTCGATGGAGATCTACACCTGCGCGGTGCTGGAGGCGACCCTGCTGCCGCCGCCGGCGCCGCAGCCGGCCTGGCGTGAGGAGATGGACCGCCTGGCCGATGTGGCCCACGCGGCTTATGTCGGCGTGGTGCGCGAGAACCCGGACTTCGTCGATTACTTCCGCGCGGTGACCCCGGAGAGCGCCCTGGGCCGCTTGCCACTGGGCTCGCGCCCGGCCAAGCGGCGTCAACAGGGGGGCATCGAGACGCTGCGCGCGATTCCCTGGATCTTTGCCTGGACGCAGATTCGGCTGATGCTGCCGGCCTGGCTGGGCAGTGGCGAAGCCTTCGCCACGCGGGTGGCCGAGGAGGGCGGTCTGGCCCGGCTGCGCGAAATGCGCCAGCAGTGGCCGTTCTTCCGCACCTACCTGGACATGCTGGAAATGCTGCTGGCCAAATCCGATGGTCAGATCGCCGCCTACTACGAGGAGCGACTGGTCGATGCCCCGGCGCTGCGCGAGCTGGGCGGGGTACTGCGCCAGCGTCTGGTCGACCTGGAAGCGGTGCTGCTGCAGATTCTGGATCAGCGCACGCTGCTCGAGGACACGCCCCTGATCCGTCAGGCGATCGAGGTGCGTAACCCCTATATCGACCCGCTGCATGGGCTGCAGGCCGAGCTGCTGCAGCGTAACCGCGATGCCGACGGCGACATCAGCCCGGCGCTCTCGCGGGCGTTGATGGTCACCATGGCGGGCATCGCTGCCGGACTGCGCAACACCGGCTGA
- a CDS encoding DnaJ C-terminal domain-containing protein yields the protein MEFKDYYAVLGVERDATQEEIKRAYRKLARKYHPDVSHEEDAEARFKALGEAYEVLKDPEKRAAYDRLGGREGERFEPPPDWDAGFEFSGGGYTHGESADFSDFFETLFGRRGGRGGFSGFDTAGGFEGAGRSHGQALHGEDHHAKVLIELEDAYQGATRTLSLQRAEFDSQGRLQPRERTLKVRIPKGIKAGQRIRLAGQGGPGANGAAAGDLYLEVEFRHHSRYRVDGRDVAMTLPVAPWEAALGTTLSLPTPGGEVTLKVPAGSRGGRRLRLKGRGLPGTPPGDLYVELTLVTPPAESEAVAAAYRQLAEASAFDPRAELGGNGS from the coding sequence ATGGAGTTCAAGGACTACTATGCGGTACTCGGCGTCGAACGCGACGCCACCCAGGAGGAGATCAAGCGCGCCTATCGCAAGCTGGCGCGCAAGTATCATCCCGATGTCAGCCACGAGGAAGACGCCGAAGCGCGCTTCAAGGCGCTGGGGGAAGCCTACGAGGTGCTCAAGGATCCGGAGAAGCGCGCTGCCTATGATCGTCTCGGCGGGCGCGAGGGCGAACGCTTCGAGCCACCGCCCGACTGGGATGCCGGCTTCGAGTTCAGCGGCGGCGGCTATACCCATGGCGAGAGTGCCGATTTCAGCGACTTCTTCGAGACGCTGTTCGGCCGCCGTGGCGGCAGGGGCGGATTCTCAGGGTTCGACACCGCGGGCGGCTTCGAGGGCGCTGGCCGATCCCATGGGCAGGCGCTGCACGGCGAGGATCACCATGCCAAGGTGCTGATCGAGCTAGAGGATGCCTATCAGGGTGCCACCCGCACCCTGTCGCTGCAGCGCGCCGAGTTCGACTCGCAGGGTCGTCTGCAACCGCGGGAACGCACGCTCAAGGTGCGCATCCCCAAGGGCATCAAGGCGGGGCAGCGCATCCGCCTCGCCGGGCAGGGTGGTCCTGGCGCCAACGGTGCCGCCGCCGGGGATCTCTACCTGGAGGTGGAGTTCCGCCACCATTCGCGCTACCGGGTCGACGGTCGGGATGTCGCCATGACGCTGCCGGTGGCGCCCTGGGAGGCGGCGCTGGGCACTACGCTGTCGCTGCCGACGCCGGGCGGCGAGGTCACTCTGAAGGTGCCCGCGGGCTCCCGCGGCGGGCGCCGTCTACGCCTCAAGGGGCGCGGTCTCCCCGGCACGCCGCCTGGCGATCTCTACGTCGAACTGACGCTGGTGACACCACCGGCCGAGAGTGAGGCGGTGGCCGCGGCCTATCGTCAGCTCGCCGAGGCCAGCGCTTTCGACCCCCGTGCCGAACTGGGAGGTAACGGATCATGA
- a CDS encoding chaperone modulator CbpM — MTRHLSSADSVLEGDNLDERPLLTLGDLCRSCTVHAEWVIELVDEGILTPAGRHHEQWRFYGSSLARVRTVRRLQRDLGVNLAGAALALELMEELEALRRRVEGGSA, encoded by the coding sequence ATGACGCGACATCTCTCATCAGCCGACTCGGTGCTCGAGGGGGACAACCTCGACGAGCGCCCGCTGTTGACGCTGGGCGATCTCTGCCGCAGCTGCACCGTGCATGCCGAGTGGGTGATCGAGCTGGTCGACGAGGGTATTCTCACTCCGGCAGGGCGCCACCACGAACAGTGGCGCTTCTACGGCAGCAGCCTGGCGCGGGTGCGCACGGTCCGGCGCCTGCAGCGCGATCTGGGAGTCAATCTGGCGGGTGCCGCACTTGCCCTGGAGCTGATGGAGGAGCTCGAGGCGCTGCGCCGGCGCGTCGAGGGCGGCTCAGCCTGA
- a CDS encoding 2-dehydropantoate 2-reductase, with product MTAGPWLVLGAGALGQLFAARLATTNDTGSIALLGRHGALNQVRLQETDGNWQTRTLAYPTMAPALVIVATKAFDAEQALKQAQLAPGTPLLLLQNGFSVQPRLSTHWPGPVLCAATTEAAYRQPPPATGVVHAAAGHTWLGDLAATHGALAETVAATLTRAGLAASACDDIGERLWHKLAVNAVINPLTARHRVHNGALAAPPFSAEVEELCAEIAQLMAAAQISPPTEGWRGWVSAVIEATAGNRSSMLQDVLAGRPTERDAILAPLLALADTHALAVPRLRACYHATPG from the coding sequence ATGACCGCAGGACCCTGGCTGGTGCTCGGCGCGGGTGCACTGGGCCAACTGTTCGCGGCACGCCTCGCCACGACGAACGACACTGGGTCAATCGCGCTGCTTGGGCGCCATGGCGCGTTGAATCAGGTACGCCTGCAGGAGACCGACGGCAACTGGCAAACTCGGACGCTGGCGTACCCCACGATGGCGCCGGCGCTGGTGATCGTCGCCACCAAGGCGTTCGATGCCGAGCAGGCGCTGAAGCAGGCGCAGCTGGCCCCCGGCACCCCTCTCTTGCTGTTGCAGAATGGCTTCAGCGTCCAGCCACGTCTGAGCACACACTGGCCGGGGCCGGTGCTGTGCGCGGCGACCACCGAAGCGGCCTACCGCCAGCCTCCGCCGGCGACCGGCGTAGTCCACGCAGCGGCGGGCCACACTTGGCTCGGCGATCTGGCGGCAACCCATGGGGCGCTGGCCGAGACGGTCGCCGCGACCCTCACCCGCGCCGGCCTGGCGGCCAGTGCCTGTGACGACATCGGTGAACGGCTGTGGCACAAACTGGCGGTGAACGCCGTGATCAATCCGCTGACAGCACGCCATCGCGTGCACAACGGCGCCCTCGCCGCGCCGCCGTTCAGCGCCGAGGTCGAGGAGCTGTGCGCAGAGATCGCGCAGCTGATGGCGGCAGCGCAGATATCCCCCCCGACCGAGGGGTGGCGGGGATGGGTCAGCGCGGTGATCGAGGCCACCGCGGGCAACCGCTCGTCGATGCTCCAGGACGTGCTGGCCGGGCGCCCCACCGAGCGCGACGCCATTCTCGCGCCGCTGCTCGCGCTCGCCGACACCCACGCCCTCGCGGTACCGCGGCTACGCGCCTGCTACCACGCCACCCCGGGCTGA